From one Culex quinquefasciatus strain JHB chromosome 3, VPISU_Cqui_1.0_pri_paternal, whole genome shotgun sequence genomic stretch:
- the LOC6050896 gene encoding ATP-dependent RNA helicase dbp2 — MRRNDRNGGRVEKRFDRQERNGENLRAIRWDQEKLDAFAKNFFKPASSVLDRSRAEVNAYLDKNEITVIGKNIPAPILYFEEGGFPSSILAEITRQGYKEPTQIQAVGWSIATSGRDMVGIAKTGSGKTLAYILPALIHISNQPRLMRGDGPIALVLAPTRELAQQIQQVCDDFGRRMSVMNTCIFGGASKMGQANDLRRGVEIVIATPGRLIDFLESGTTNLRRTTYLVLDEADRMLDMGFEPQIRKIISQIRPDRQVLMWSATWPKEIRKLAEEFLRDYIQINIGSLNLAANENILQIIECCQEYEKESRLFKLLAEIGKQGDNKAIVFVETKRKVDQIAGIIKRNGWRADGIHGDKTQKDRDYVLNTFRRMNNGILVATDVASRGLDVDDVKYVINFDFPNNTEDYIHRIGRTGRSTNKGTAYTFFTPSNSSKANDLIQVLKTANQYVNPELQEYARFGGGGGRNRGRGGSGGGRFGGGGGRDRGSFRNDAKGRRGDDFGRNGDDRGPKFARRDDYGGGFGAKSGGGGLDSGFKSGGAFGSGGGRDGGFRSGGTSGLGGFGSSNSSSVRPLNGASSGGYGADRHVPSIPSAASFSKPPPSFGSAPPSGFSAPPPSRGTDLRSRPPLASTVGSSFGSLNGSAGYGAGGAGGFSSSTSARPY; from the exons ATGCGTCGGAATGATCGCAACGGAGGCAGGGTGGAGAAGCGTTTCGATCGACAGGAACGCAACGGGGAAAATCTGCGCGCCATTCGGTGGGATCAGGAAAAGTTGGACGCTTTTGCGAAGAACTTTTTCAAACCGGCTAGCAGTGTTCTGGACCGTTCCCGGGCGGAGGTGAATGCGTACCTGGACAAGAATGAAATCACCGTGATCGGGAAGAACATCCCGGCTCCGATTTTGTACTTTGAGGAGGGCGGCTTCCCGAGCAGTATTCTGGCGGAGATTACGCGCCAAGGTTACAAGGAACCGACGCAGATTCAGGCCGTCGGATGGTCAATTGCGACCAGTGGCCGGGACATGGTGGGTATCGCCAAGACCGGAAGTGGCAAAACGTTGGCTTACATTTTGCCGGCGTTGATCCACATCAGCAACCAACCGAGGTTGATGCGCGGAGACGGTCCGATTGCGTTGGTTTTGGCCCCGACTCGGGAGTTGGCGCAGCAGATTCAGCAGGTTTGCGACGATTTTGGTCGGAGAATGAGCGTCATGAACACATGCATCTTTGGAGGTGCCTCCAAGATGGGACAGGCAAACGACTTGAGACGGGGCGTCGAGATTGTGATTGCCACGCCAGGTCGGTTGATTGATTTTCTCGAAAGCGGGACGACAAACTTGCGCCGGACGACGTATCTTGTGCTGGATGAAGCCGATCGTATGCTTGACATGGGCTTCGAGCCTCAAATCCGAAAAATCATCTCCCAGATTCGTCCGGATCGCCAGGTTCTTATGTGGTCCGCCACTTGGCCTAAGGAAATTCGCAAATTGGCGGAAGAATTCTTGCGAGACTACATCCAAATCAACATCGGTTCGCTCAACTTGGCCGCGAACGAGAACATTTTGCAGATCATCGAGTGTTGCCAGGAGTACGAGAAAGAATCGCGTTTGTTTAAGCTACTCGCAGAGATTGGTAAACAGGGTGATAACAAGGCGATTGTTTTCGTTGAAACAAAGCGGAAGGTCGATCAAATTGCTGGAATAATTAAACGTAACGGATGGAGAGCGGATGGAATCCACGGTGACAAAACACAAAAAGATCGCGATTACGTTCTGAACACTTTCCGACGCATGAACAACGGAATCCTGGTGGCCACCGACGTGGCTTCTCGTGGTTTAG ATGTGGACGATGTCAAGTACGTCATCAACTTTGATTTTCCGAACAACACGGAGGACTACATTCATCGTATCGGTCGTACCGGACGATCTACCAACAAGGGCACGGCTTACACCTTCTTCACGCCATCCAACTCTTCCAAGGCTAACGATCTGATTCAAGTGCTGAAGACGGCCAATCAG TATGTCAACCCGGAACTGCAGGAGTACGCGCGCTTCGGCGGCGGTGGTGGTCGTAACCGTGGCCGTGGAGGAAGCGGCGGAGGACGATTTGGAGGCGGTGGAGGCCGCGATCGTGGCTCGTTCAGAAATGATGCCAAGGGTCGACGTGGGGACGATTTCGGTCGGAATGGAGATGATCGTGGACCGAAGTTTGCACGCCGGGATGACTACGGCGGAGGTTTTGGAGCCaagagtggtggtggtggcctgGATAGTGGATTCAAATCGGGTGGCGCGTTTGGTTCCGGCGGTGGGCGCGATGGTGGATTCAGGTCTGGAGGAACCTCAGGATTGGGAGGGTTTGGCagtagcaacagcagcagcgtcCGCCCTCTGAATGGCGCCAGTTCTGGTGGGTACGGCGCAGACAGACACGTTCCAAGCATTCCATCTGCTGCCAGCTTCAGCAAGCCTCCGCCGTCGTTTGGAAGTGCGCCACCTTCCGGTTTCAGTGCTCCGCCACCTTCTCGCGGCACAGACCTACGATCGAGACCTCCATTGGCGAGCACAGTTGGCAGCTCGTTTGGATCACTCAACGGAAGTGCGGGCTACGGAGCTGGTGGTGCGGGCGGTTTTTCCAGCAGCACCAGTGCTCGACCCTACTGA
- the LOC119770389 gene encoding RNA exonuclease 4 has translation MVSEMEPGSGDADIENILNIRHLSIDNAENNFSKKTAAKSGRPRAKIFSTELTNCLALDCEFVGIGPHGKEHMLARVSIVNERAEVILDTYVKPQKAVIDYRTEISGIRPELMAEGQDYSAVRETVKLLLQGRILVGHALKNDLLVLNLRHPRNMTRDTSRYHPIARRIRALGTPSLKSLSKLILGEEIQIGTHDSVQDATATMKIYLIFQEEWEKSMRKSSTHRYRHR, from the exons ATGGTCAGCGAAATGGAACCAGGAAGTGGGG ACGCGGACATTGAAAACATTCTCAACATTCGGCACCTGTCCATCGATAATG CGGAAAACAATTTCAGCAAAAAGACCGCCGCCAAGAGTGGCCGTCCTCGGGCTAAGATCTTCTCGACGGAACTGACCAACTGTCTGGCGCTGGACTGCGAGTTTGTCGGAATCGGGCCGCACGGCAAGGAGCACATGCTGGCCCGGGTTTCGATCGTGAACGAGCGCGCCGAGGTCATTCTGGACACGTACGTGAAGCCGCAAAAAGCTGTGATAGATTACCGGACCGAAATCAGCGGCATCCGGCCGGAACTGATGGCCGAGGGGCAGGATTACAGTGCCGTGCGGGAGACCGTAAAGTTGCTGTTGCAAGGTCGCATCCTCGTCGGACACGCGCTCAAAAATGATCTGCTTGTGCTGAACCTGCGACATCCGCGGAA TATGACCCGGGACACGTCCCGGTATCACCCGATCGCGCGCCGCATCCGTGCCCTCGGAACGCCCAGTCTCAAGAGCCTCTCGAAGCTGATTCTCGGCGAGGAAATCCAGATCGGCACGCACGACTCAGTTCAGGACGCGACGGCCACGATGAAGATCTATCTCATCTTCCAGGAGGAGTGGGAAAAGTCGATGCGAAAATCGTCGACGCACCGGTACCGGCACCGATGA